The Actinomycetes bacterium region TTTGCGGTCGACTGGCCGGGCTGGAGCCGGGGGGCGAGGAACCCCGAGCTGTCGCTGGAGCTGCTCGAGTCGTATCGCGGGCGGTACCGGCGGGTCGCCGTGGCGGCCGGCATGGCCGACGAGTTCGACGCCGCCGGGCCTCTCGAGGTCGTCGAGGACCGGGTCGGCACGGGCTCGACGGACTTCTGGGGCATTTCGTTCTCTCCTTCGGGCCTGGAGCACGAGCCGATGGATGACGCCGAGTCGACCGCAAGATCGGGCTGCTCCGCGCGTGCTGGGGGTTCTTCGACGCGGTGGCGGCGTGGGTGTCCGCGGAGATACGCAAGGGCCCTCGTGGCGGTGGGCGCGACCGCGACCAGATCATCCGCCACACCATCCGCACCGAGAGCGAGGACTTCGCCAAGCGCTTGGGGTTGCGGGTAGCAGAGGGCGGTGCGCTGACGCCGAAGGGCCTGCGTGACTATCGAGAGACGTATGTCGCCTCCATGCGGGCGTACAACGCCGGTGAGGGCAAGCGGATGCGATCGTGGAACCTGCCGTTTCAAATCCGGCACAGCGCCTTCCATGTCATGGACCACGCATGGGAGATGGAGGACAAGGACCTCACCGCACCCGCCGAGTGATTCGCGGAGACGTTCAGCGACCTTGGCGGTTGTGTTTGCTGTTGGACCGCGTCCCCCCGCGAATCCGTCTCGGGTGACTCCGCCGCAGCCACCAGACGTGGGCCCTCTGCAACCGCGCGGCAATGCCAGCGTTGACGTGATCGGTGCGTCCAAGATCAACGAACCTCGTTCGGCATCAGGCGCGTCCTGAGCCGGCACACTGGAGCGGATCCAGGATCCAGGGGGTGGAGACGTGCGTCCAACTGCTGTGAAGGCGGCTCGGGCGGCGATGCTCTCCGCTGGCGTCAAGGCCGATCCCGGACGTCGGTTCCACGCGTTGCATGACAAGGTCCTGCGCAGGGACGTCATGTGGCGGGCCTGGGGCCAGGTGCGCCGCAATGACAGCGCGGCCGGCATCGACGGGGTCACCTGGAGGCGGTGGAGCAGTACGGGGTGACCCGGCTGCTCGACGAACTGGTCACGGATCTTAAGGACGGCAGATGGCGGCCGGTCCCGGCGCGGCGGGTGTTCATCCCGAAGCCCGGCAGCACCGAGCGGCGCCCGCTGTCGATCCCCACGGTGCGTGATCGGATCGTGCAGGCGGCGTTGAAGATCGTGCTTGAGCCGATCTTCGAGGCCGACTTCTTGCCGTGTTCGTTCGGGTTCCGACCCAAGCGGGCGGCGCAGGACGCCTTGCAAGTCCTGCTGGACGAGTCGTTCAAAGGACAGCGGTGGGTGGTCGAGACGGACATCGCCAATTGTTTCGAGGCGATCCCGCACGAGGAGTTGATGCAGGCGGTCCAGGAACGGGTCTGCGACCGGGCCGTGCCCAAGCTGCTGCGCGTGATCTTGCGCGCGGGAGTCATGCGGGACGGTCAGGTCTGGCGTGCGGTCACCGGCACCCCGCAGGGCGGGGTCGTCTCCCCGCTGCTCTGCAACGTCTACGTGCACCGGCTCGACCGGGCCTGGAGACCTGCTTACGGGACGCTGGTCCGTTACGTCGACGATCTGGTGGTGATGTGCCGGACGCAGGGGCAGGCGCGAGCGGCGCGGGCTCGGTTGACCGGGCTGCTGGCCGAACTTGGGTTGGAACCAAAGGCGGCCAAGACCCGGATCGTGCACCTGCAGGAGGGCGGGGAAGGGTTCGACTTCCTCGGCTTCCACCAACGGTGGGTATCCACCCGGGCGGCGCGCAGCACGCGCCGCCTGTCGTTTCTGGCCCGCTGGCCTTCACGCAAGGCGACACAGCATGCCCGCGACCGGATCCGTGAACTCACGGCACGGTCGCGGCTCGCGGTGCCGGTCGAGCACGTCGTGCGCGAGGTGAACCTCTTCGTGCGCGGCTGGGTCGGGTACTTCCGCTACGGAAACTCGGCCGAGTCCTTCGACAAGATCAGCGCCTACGCGGATGAACGGATGTGCCTGTTCGTCGGCAAACGCCACAAGCGTGGCCGCCGCTACGGACGAGCGTTGTTGATCCGTTCCGGGGACCGCTTTGGGCTGATCAACCTCCATGGAACCGTTGTCGCCCCCAGGCCGAACCGGCCCTGGCGGGCTCCGGTCGAACACCGCCGGTGAAGGACGTCGGTGAGCCGTGTGCGGGAGAACCGCATGCACGGTTCGACGGGCGGGGGCTGGAAACGGAGCGCTACTGCGTCACCGCGCCAGTCCCCGACCCAACCGCGACCCTGAATGGGGCGCTGAGGACTTGTGACTCTCGCACGCCCGCGAACGGCGACGCACCCTGGCAGTGGAGGGCGGTCCCTCCAAGGAGGTTTTGATGACCACCACGCAGATCGTCGTTTTCGTCGTCATCGTGCTAGTGCTCGTGGGGCTGCTCGCGCTCTCGATCAAGATCGTCAAGCAGTACGAGCGGGGCGTTGTGCTCCGATTTGGCCGGCTGCACGGCGTGCGGGAGCCGGGGTTGCGGCTGATCATCCCGTTCGTCGACGTGATGCACCGGGTGTCCCTGCGG contains the following coding sequences:
- the ltrA gene encoding group II intron reverse transcriptase/maturase, with the translated sequence MEQYGVTRLLDELVTDLKDGRWRPVPARRVFIPKPGSTERRPLSIPTVRDRIVQAALKIVLEPIFEADFLPCSFGFRPKRAAQDALQVLLDESFKGQRWVVETDIANCFEAIPHEELMQAVQERVCDRAVPKLLRVILRAGVMRDGQVWRAVTGTPQGGVVSPLLCNVYVHRLDRAWRPAYGTLVRYVDDLVVMCRTQGQARAARARLTGLLAELGLEPKAAKTRIVHLQEGGEGFDFLGFHQRWVSTRAARSTRRLSFLARWPSRKATQHARDRIRELTARSRLAVPVEHVVREVNLFVRGWVGYFRYGNSAESFDKISAYADERMCLFVGKRHKRGRRYGRALLIRSGDRFGLINLHGTVVAPRPNRPWRAPVEHRR
- a CDS encoding SPFH domain-containing protein; its protein translation is MTTTQIVVFVVIVLVLVGLLALSIKIVKQYERGVVLRFGRLHGVREPGLRLIIPFVDVMHRVSLR